Within the Drosophila melanogaster chromosome 3R genome, the region AGGGCCCAAAAAGTGTGCTAAAGAAACATTTTATTCTTCATGGTTAAATTCTCTTACATACTTAAAGTGAATATTGTTAAATaggaaatgaaattaaatttttcgaGAGGTTACGACACACCACGAAGTGcagaaatcaaaataatatagatCTTTTCTAACTTGTGTCTTTGAATTTGAACTTATACCTTGATTAAGTCgaccactttttttttgggtaatATCATCCTTTCCTCATCCACTCAAGAGTGGAGTTCCTCGAAGCAGGGCTCGCACATCCAGTTGCTTCCAGGACATGTGTTGCACAGCGTATTGATCCTCCTCAGGCCCGTCCTGTTCTTTTTTAGGCAGTTCACGCACTTTCCCTTCATGCGAGGCAATCCCACATACACAAAGTTGTGCTCGTTGGATGAGGTGCGGATGATGTTGTCCGGGTTCTTTAGGTTCAGCCTTCCAGCGGGCTCCAGTTTTATGATTGTGGCTAAAAATTTGTCATCCCGCACCTGCCGCACTTTTTGAATCGGTGCTATATGTCGTGCAGCCTTAAAAATCAAACCTGTAAGTTTAAGAGGAGGAAAGATATATTATATGGTAATGATTTTCTTATGAATTTAAAGGGTAttagaataaaaatatacCATTAAATAGTTTAACTAAACTATCGTTTGCTTgtttcatttaataaattattactCTTCGCTTATTTGTACACTGTTTTGTTCATTAATGCATTAAACTTTAATATTCAAGCCGTATGTTTTCCCAATTGAGCGTCAGTCTTGCAAACGGTGTACAAATgtcacatttaaatttaaatataaaagatTTAGATTAGAGGAAAGTATCAAACTAATTTTATAGATTATAATGGttcttaaaatttaataatccTCTTTATGAGGACGAGGTGGGCAATCGAGCACTCTGGGAACAAATGTCTTTAGTCGTTCCGGCGGCTTGTGATTGTGAAATCCTCGGATTGATTTTATTGACTTTATGTGAGTGGTCAGCGCCGAAGTGCAGTGCATCTTTTTGTACATGGAGCAGCGCCAGAAGGCCAGACATTTCCCGGGATTCCTGGAGTAACAGCTAAACGTGAATCCCTCGTGGACTAATTTTCCTCTATCGTCGTAGGTGAGAACTGAAAGAGAAGTATTCAATTAGTCAATGGAGACAGGAACTAGGCCTACTCTTCGATACCTCGCCTCCTAATTGATCAGAACGAAGCTCGGTTACTTTCATGAGTTCAGATCTTTATTTCACATGATCACATAGCCGTCAAGGGAATGgaacaattggatttgcaaaGCATATGCGAACTTAAAAAAACCTTCATTGGTTAATCGAACTCAGGGGTCTTACAGCTATATTCACAATCTTATTCATTAAACTTCAAATTAAACTCGATTCGACACTTCAAAATGCATATTCGGGTAACTAGGATGAAAATATCGAAAATAAGTGTACATAGTCCATTTCCTAGATATGTACTTTTAATAGCTGTTACTTAGTAACTACATTGCACTGCCAAGACCAGTTGGATAGCCAATCTATTCGTGCATGAGCATCATGGAGGCGTGCATCAGTTCTTGATCTGTCAACTGCAATGTGGCCGCATCGCTAGTCAACTGGTGTTCATCGATGAACTCTTGCTTCTGCTCCTGAAGCTGCAGCTGTGTGAAGCTGTGCGTCCTGGAGAGCTTTCTTCCTGTGCCGATCGCTGCCATTTTGTTACGCTGAATGATCTTGTCTATCTTCTCCGTGTGCGGCTGGTGGTTATGTAGTCCGCCTGTCACACTCTTAAGGCGTCCGTTCTCCAGGACGCAGCGAGATCGACAGCGCATTTCATGCGCCTTTTTGGAGTAGTTGTGGCAGCGCCAATACTGTTTATTGCTCTTGCGACTGTGGCAGTTGTACATGTAGCCATTTAACACTAGGCACGGCGTCGACCAGGGGCTCTCTATAAAAACCAGCTCGTCCTCTGAAAAGAAGAAGTTTTTATCGTTAGTTCAGTTGTCTACACTTAAGATATTTGGTTAATAACAATTGGGTTACCCAGTCCACAATGAGCTCCATCTTTTGTTTTGGTCTTAATTTATTAGGAGCTAAGTATGAAATACGTTTACAGAACTCAGACAAGTCGCTTAAAATCTACTTTCGAGTGGTCGGGTCGATTTCTTTGGGCAAAATGGTCTTGAGCCTTGTGGAATTGTGAATTTTTGCATGACTTACTAACATATAAAGATGTATtactattaaaataaatatgtattaattATTACAGAGCTGGAAAGTTTTAGGTTTTAAAAATAAGCCAAAATAATACCAGCTATGGCTTTCTTATCTTTATAAAGACTTTCCAACTGATTGACTGTAGATTGGttaaaaactcccaagtgaaATCGACTCCTTCCGTGGTTCGAGATAAATAATTAGCTTAGGTGTTAGCTGATAACTCCTAGGGGTGCTCGCTCTTCAGCAGGGATCGATGCTTGGCCTCTTCTGTCCGCCACCTGCCCACCCGTTGCCGATCCCGGATCCGCTCCTCTGCATGCCGCTCCTCCTCATCTAACTCCTCCTCAGCGGCGTCCACAAGGGCCTGCATCTCGATCTCGGTAGCCTCGGCAGCGGGCAGGAACAACTTGCAGTCCTTGCCGTCCTTGGCAGTCACAATGATGTTGCTACTGCCCAGATACTGTGATATCTTTGGGTTCGACGTGCAGATCTCGATGTACTCCTCCAGTTCCTGCTCCACCTTATACAGTTGTCGCTGGCCAATCCTCGAGGCGTGGGACTCGTGATTGTGCTGACGTCGTGCGTCGATGAAGTGTCCGTCGCGGGTGATGACCACcgccttgcagcgcagcttgagcACATCCGCACAGCGCCAGGTCGTCTGTCCATTGGCCTGGGTGAGCTTCTTGTTGTAGATGTAGTTGCGGAACACCAGCTGGGCGTTCTTCTTCTGGCTGCGAATGAAACTGATCTCCGTATCTGCGAGAGTCGAGGAAAACCGAAAGCATGGGGTTTAGTGGGCATAATATAATTGACAGATGATCTAGTTGCTATTCTAGtgaatgtacatatatggctTAAGCGTTAAGTTAGGATCGGCGAAATAAAACAACGTTTAGTTTAGACTTTGGCTTTAAGCAGTTTATTCGCAATCAGTGAACCGGAGGACCCTTGGGTTTGGTGGTAGAAAACTTACCAAAATGCGGCGGGATGGCATTTTACAACTTACGGTAGCATTTGCATCGCTTGGTTTTCAAATAAGCACTATCACAGATTATCAAAAGGGTGGAAATAGGGAGGCGTTGCCCCCCTTACCAGCCCCATcactttaaatattaaataaacacCACACCAAACACACCGTCACAAGCTGGAAATAATTAATTGTGAACAAATAGGCCGTGTAATTCGGatgcaataaaataacaaaacaaattggcttgcatttttttaatgaatttgcACGGCGTTGCCACACAGCCGAAGCACCAGGGCTGCACATTCAATTAGGGTTTCCGGAAGTGGCAACACCGTCCTCAATTTCCACAAAATGGCAACTCCGcattaattcaaattttaattctttattttttcatactacaaatatatatataatatattctgTGGATACTTTCTAAATATCCGGACCAGGCGCGCAAAATATAAATTACACGATTCAAACgttaatataaattttctcAAATACgcttaacaataaaaaaacgaaaattacTACTACaaataaaggaaatataaGTCGGAAATGCTTCAAGGCGGTCCAACCTTTTGTTCCAAGGTATATAAACTATCGCCTATATGAATTAAAACGGTTTATGATTATCTCTTACCAATTAGGTAAGAGGTCTAGtatattctgttttttttgtttaaggtTACCGCGACATCCGTAAATATCGTGAAATTCTTCAGACACCCTTTAATTCGGaaccatataaaaaaaacacg harbors:
- the pre-mod(mdg4)-AA gene encoding pre-mod(mdg4)-AA, isoform A (trans-splicing precursor of mod(mdg4)-AA), giving the protein LTYDDRGKLVHEGFTFSCYSRNPGKCLAFWRCSMYKKMHCTSALTTHIKSIKSIRGFHNHKPPERLKTFVPRVLDCPPRPHKEDY
- the pre-mod(mdg4)-O gene encoding pre-mod(mdg4)-O, isoform B (trans-splicing precursor of mod(mdg4)-O), with the translated sequence DELVFIESPWSTPCLVLNGYMYNCHSRKSNKQYWRCHNYSKKAHEMRCRSRCVLENGRLKSVTGGLHNHQPHTEKIDKIIQRNKMAAIGTGRKLSRTHSFTQLQLQEQKQEFIDEHQLTSDAATLQLTDQELMHASMMLMHE
- the pre-mod(mdg4)-N gene encoding pre-mod(mdg4)-N, isoform A (trans-splicing precursor of mod(mdg4)-N); its protein translation is TEISFIRSQKKNAQLVFRNYIYNKKLTQANGQTTWRCADVLKLRCKAVVITRDGHFIDARRQHNHESHASRIGQRQLYKVEQELEEYIEICTSNPKISQYLGSSNIIVTAKDGKDCKLFLPAAEATEIEMQALVDAAEEELDEEERHAEERIRDRQRVGRWRTEEAKHRSLLKSEHP